The Deinococcota bacterium genome contains the following window.
ACTCAAGGGCGCGCAGAAAGAAGGAGCCCGGCCTGCCAAAACGTAGACAGCCGGGCCGGATGAAGGGAGTGCGAACCTACTCGTAGCGGATGTTTCGCTCCGTCTCGAGGTCGAAGGCCTGGATCTTGTTGATGTCGGCCAGGAGGTCGATCTGGTCGCCCATCTTGACGTCGGCGTGGGCGTCGATGCGGGCGACGAGGGTCTGATCGCCGCCGACCGAAGCGAGGACGTGGGTCTCGGCGCCGAGCGGCTCGACGACTTCGACCTGCACGCGGATGGCGTTGTCGCCCTCGCCCTTCTCGGCGATGCTGGTCTGTCCGCGCAGCCCCAGGCTCTCGGGACGGATGCCCATATGCACCTTCTGGCCGTTGTGCCGCTGCAGCTTCTGGGTGAGCTCGGTGTCCGCGGCGACGTTGAAGCTCGGGCCCTTGATGCGGCCGTTCTCGACCGTGCCGACGAGGAAGTTCATGGCCGGCGAGCCCATAAAGCCACCGACGAACTTGTTGACCGGCTTCTCATAGAGGTTGATGGGGGTATCGACCTGCTGGATGAGGCCGTCGCGCATCACCACGATGCGCGTGCCCATGGTCATCGCCTCGACCTGGTCGTGGGTCACGTAGACGGTGGTGACGCCCAGGCGGCGGTGCAGCTTGGTGATCGAGGCGCGCATCTCGACGCGCAGCTTGGCGTCGAGGTTCGAGAGCGGCTCGTCCATCAAGAAGACCTTGGGCTCGCGGACGATGGCCCGGCCGAGCGCCACCCGCTGGCGCTGCCCGCCCGAAAGCTCGCGCGGGCGGCGGTCCAAAAGGTGTTCGATCTGCAAGATCTTGGCGGCCTCGCGCACGCGCCTGTCGATCTCACTCTTGGCGGTGCGGCGCAGCCGCAGGCCGAAGGACATGTTCTGGTAGACGTTCATGTGGGGGTAGAGGGCGTAGTTCTGAAAGACCATGGCGATGTCGCGGTCCTTGGGCGGCACGTCGTTGACCACCCGGTCGCCGATTCTCAGGGTGCCGTCGGAGATCTCCTCGAGACCCGC
Protein-coding sequences here:
- the ugpC gene encoding sn-glycerol-3-phosphate ABC transporter ATP-binding protein UgpC, with the translated sequence MAEVILDQVYKRFGNIDAVKDFNLHVADEEFMVFVGPSGCGKTTTLRMIAGLEEISDGTLRIGDRVVNDVPPKDRDIAMVFQNYALYPHMNVYQNMSFGLRLRRTAKSEIDRRVREAAKILQIEHLLDRRPRELSGGQRQRVALGRAIVREPKVFLMDEPLSNLDAKLRVEMRASITKLHRRLGVTTVYVTHDQVEAMTMGTRIVVMRDGLIQQVDTPINLYEKPVNKFVGGFMGSPAMNFLVGTVENGRIKGPSFNVAADTELTQKLQRHNGQKVHMGIRPESLGLRGQTSIAEKGEGDNAIRVQVEVVEPLGAETHVLASVGGDQTLVARIDAHADVKMGDQIDLLADINKIQAFDLETERNIRYE